In the Vulpes vulpes isolate BD-2025 chromosome 12, VulVul3, whole genome shotgun sequence genome, gatcccgggactccaggatcacgccccgggccaaagacaggcgctaaaccgctgagccacccagggatcccctgtagaatgtttcttaatttgagttttcctgacttttttttgaTGGTTAGACTGGGGATGGGTTTTAGGGAAGAGTATtcctgcagttttcttttaaaaattgcttcttGAGCAACAGGCATGGACAAGATGAGACAAATAAGAGGTAGATTGTTTTCATCTtcaagatttttataatttttatttaaaaaagtcatGTAACGCACACCTCCTCCCATCCCCAAACTAGAGTATATAGTTTTGTTGCCTGTCTCCCTGTCCTCATTTACCACCTCAGTTTATCATCCCTGTACTGTCCTTATGCAAGCTTTGGTATTTTGGCTGTTACACAGCACTGTatctaattgaaaaaaatctgtttttaaatggcttatttggcattattaaaatgttacactagtaaaaaaatgttacttagaacacaaaaaaattcaagtaagGAAACCTGTTACATTTTTAGGAGATTTTAGTCtaatatgtatgttttaataaTGCAGCATTTGTTTAATGCAGCTGAGATAAGGCGCACTATTTTTGACATGTCCTGCAATATGTTATTAAGTCAGGGTTATAAGTGTGCTGTGATGATATCTTGGAGTCTCACATCAGTTATAGTTCTCCGTTTTTGTTACAGCATCTGCCAATTGCAAGAAATTTCAGTGTATTATTAGATACTCTCATTTGCCTTTGGCAAGTAGTTCTgacaaatgaaagattaaaattgAGCTGCTTATAGGTGGTAAACCACATCCTTTGTGTCATATGAAATACCTCCTGGGGTATTTTTCTGGTTTAACTGAAGCAGTGATTTTGTCCATTTTCAGTGAGATGTGAATTTCATTGAGCAAAGCAGTATGTTAGTGCCTGAGGGGCATCCCTTGATTACCCTGTATCTCAATTTATgtcatttaaatttcaaatagcAGAACTGTCAAGTGAGTCAAAACATTTGAGGCTTAGATAAATGAAAATTCATGGATGCTATAAGTGcactataatttatttgaaatgtacCATTATGAAAGGTAAACCTCTGATAGGGTTTGGAGAGTAAAGTaagacattaaatatatattttgggggacAACTAGGTAAGGGccaaataaagtataatttgaGATCCAAATGAATTATATTTGGTAGTCCAAATAAggtttctttatatgtaaaatgagCAGATTTTTAGCCCTCAAATTAAGCATTTGTTGCCTTCTTGTAAATATTTTGGATCACAGATATATAAGAACATAAATTTGAGTATATAACATGATGGGAACTTTCCTAGAGCATTTTGTACAAGCATACCTTGCTCTAATTGTCATCTCAAGTGTTTATAGTGGTACTATGTTATGTACTATAGTAGTTATCACATACCAATTGTGGTTGATTTGTGCAAGTACTTAAATAAGAAATGTTAGTGGAGAAATAAGtataaattaagataaattaagTGGTATGGTTAGTAATAGTGTAACTATTATTGGTACAGCTTTATTGTGAATAATTTGCCCCAGTAGAACCAAGAATTTCCGAATAAATAAGTCAGAAGGTGGTGACTTTCTTGCAGATTGCTGGAACTCCgagccaagaaaataaaacttgttaCATGTGTGTTTGTAATAAACCCCATGATTTTGCTTCCATTTCCCACAATGAGGGCCTTATTTGCTAATGAGGCAACTAGTGAGAGGGTGTAGTTGATGGTTATGTTGCTGGTACCACTCATTCACCTCTTAGTAATCACAACTAATGAACAGTTCTTCATATTTGAATTTATCAATATGAATTCTAAGTTATAGGGTCATATTTATACAATTTTAGTACTCTtagaaatgctatttattttgctTGAATTATTGATCATTTCAGAAAGTAAACCCATATCATTTGGGGCTGCATAATTTTTGTGCTTGTTTCTTTCTTATGAAACACCTGATCATTAAGCAACTGGGCTGTCAGATAAATAGAATCAACTGAAGAATTTCAAATGCAGATTCTAAGATCTGGTCTCTGGAAATCCAGTGGGTCTGTGTGGGGTTGGGAGaacctgtatttttcttttttttaaagctactccTGTGATCATGATGTCCTGTCAAGTTTAGGAGCCAGCTACAGTTTGTGTAATTCTCTTACATTCTGAGGAACTCCTGGCTTTTGGTTTATATTGAAGGCATTGAGATGAGTAGGGGAGAGCTACATGTCCTGTTGTGTTAGATGTTCAATATTTTTGATGGCAACAATTTTATTCTGTGGTAAGATTTGAAAGATCTGACTGGCCCTAGAGGAGTATATATGAATAATGATActggttttaaaacatttttttataccATTCTTGCTGTAATGTGATATATGTGTTTCTGAAAAATCTTGTGGTTTTGCAAATCATACGCCAAAAAGGTCTGATAAAAACAGTCGTACAAATCACTCAAAATATATTCAGCTTTGTATCCAGAGCACTAATAAAAGCAACACCAGTCCTAATAATAAAAGTGCAGTTAAAAAGATGATATCAAATGGCGAGTAAGTAAGAAACATTACAGTAAATGtaggattttatctttaaaaaaaggttatggTTGCTTGACAGAAAGGGTGTCATGAAGGGTGTCATGAAGCATTGAGGCTGCTGAATTAAAGAGACAAGggcaaaatatgcaaaaatgagGAAGTAGCATGCAAAAGCCCTGCGGATGTAGTGTGGGACTCCATTGAAACCAGCATCAAAATGGTATGAGTGGGTATTATGTACAGAACAATGATACCCTGCGTTTTATTGCATCCACCATATGGTCATGAACTTCCTGTTAAACTGGATGTACCTGActgaaaacagggaaaaaattgTCATATATAATCTGGTTGTGATCTAATTCATATTACAGAAATGTGTTATATAGCAGAAGAGATCATATTTAGTGATCATTTTGGGGAACAGTGTAGTGATGATCTCTGGACTCTGACTCCCAGCTCCACCCTTGtgtccttgggcaaatcatttaccCTTTTTATGCCTATTTCTCTTGtattattaaaagtattttcagtgtttttgaaaatattgtagGGCAGCAGAAAGGAGAATGCTTTGGACTGGGGagtgatttgaaaatttttttagtgGAGGAGACATTTTACCTGTTCCTTCACAAATAACCTAAGAGGTAAATACCACTTATaaattgtgtgaccttgggcaagcctcAGTTCCCACTTAAGTAATACAGGGATAGTGTTGTTTTCTTGATCACTCCACTAGGTTGTTGTGGGTATTGGaactaaaatgagatattttgtgaaaatttacCATACAGTTAGTGGTAAGGTAGGAAAAGGAAACATGAATTTTTAGAGTTTAGTTTACTAGCTGACTACGTATGAGGTGGTCCTTAAGATTTCTTCCAACTTTGAAGATAGTTaaatttctgacatttttataAGTGCTAATCATAGTTTCAAGTTGTGTGTATTCTCTGACACAAGTATTTATCTGGTCCTTCATTCTTTTCAGCATTATGTAGTCACTGGGCAAATTTTTCTTTACCATTCTAGACATTTACACCACATACTCAGTTAGACAGATGTTCCTGATTTCAGAGATGATAGCCTAACGCGAATGTCAGTCAATTTAAGAATTATCCCCACATTGATTCACAGCTGGGGTCTATGCAGTTGAGCATTCTGACATCTTGGTGTTATTTCCCGAATGTTTTGAATACTTTACTGATATCCTTGGATAATCTGGTTAATGATTTATGtcatctgtgactttttttttttttaaaggttttatttatttatttgagagagagtgagcgagcatgaacatgagccagggacaggggcagagggagagggagaagcagactccccactgagtaaggagtggggcttgatctcaggaccctggggtcacgacctgaatctaaggtagatgcttaatcaactgagccaccctcatctgtgaattttttttttaaagatttatttatttatttattcatgatagagagaaaggcagagacacaggcagagggagaagcaggctccatgccggaagcccaatgggcgactccatcccaggactccaggaccacgccccgggccaaaggcaggcgccaaaccgccgagccacccaggatcccctcaGCTGTGAATTTTTAAGGAGTTACGTGTTTACTTTTTGTCCTCCTCCTTTTACCCTCATATTTTCCCTTAGCTGACCAGGGACTCCTGTCTTTCATCTaggtcttccttcctccccatccttgtTTAAAACTAACTTCTTTTGTGTTGCCAATTTAGTAAAATTAAgttctaattaaaataattttcaacttaCGGTTTGAATGCTCAACAAGCTTGACACTCTCAAAgataatttgcttttaaattgttgttaatcaaaataaatctctaaatagGTAATGAGTCAGTTTTATTAATGAATGTGTGCATATTTTTGAACTGTTTGGGGATAGAAAAAAGGATTGAAAATTTGTTTCAAGCCACACTTGAAGGAAGATTCTTAGTTTTTCCCTTAGAAAACAATACTGTGACCATATTTTCTTGTTGTCTACTCATTTCATGGAATGTGTTAacctgtttttgttgttctttaatATTTGACTGTGTagtttaggaaattttttttttaaatttatttttaatgactgaaagAAATCTAAAACCGCAGCTTCTGGAAGAACCACTTATTCTTGCCAGTCTTGTACCTCTCCTCAAACTTGACCTTGGCCTCTTGTCGGGCCTTGCGTTTAAGAGCAGGGTCTCTGAAGACATCCTTGTTGACGACAGTTTTGTCCAAAGGGATATCCACAGAGTACCTTGTGGGCATGAGGTGATTGTAGTTATAAACTTTCACAAAAGACTTGATCTTTGACCTCTTGGCGATTTTCTTCTTGCCCATGGCAGCTGTCACTTTTCGGGGACAGCAGTCAATTCCGGCCACCAGAGCATGGCTGTAGGGACGGTCTGAGGTGCCATCATCAGTGTTCTTCACGATGACCGCTTTGCGTCCGGAGTAGCGTCCGGCCAGGACCAGCACCACCTTCCCGGGTTTCATGAACTTGCCCATCTCGACACCAGCCCAGTTTAGGAAAATTATAGTGAATTCAATTCTcagtgctttttcttttaaacattcagTTCCCCCAAATTCCCACTCTTCCCTTGGCTTACTTTCTCTTTGTCATTTGCTTTGAAATATGTCAGAATGCTTTAAAATTAGTAAACTGCTTGTACTAACTAGTCTTAGGTGATGTTTTTATTGTGCTGTtatctgttttgtattttatatttgaaaaatgacagAGTGGATGCTAATCATTGGCTGGTTGTTTGATGCTGGCAGACAAACCATGATGAATTGTCTTTTCCATTTGTTCACCTAAGAACTTCTTGTTAGTTTGTGAATATAGTTGATAattatagaatctttttttaactattctttggcttgtagattCTGATACACTGGTCAAATAATAACTGTTTTCTCGGGGTAGATGGAGAGGAGATGGTCTAGTTCTTGGTAAACTGTTGGATTTCCAAGCTCATGAAGATGTTTGTTGTTTATCTCTCTTACACATTGTATGGGAATTGGTATGGGGAATTTCTAAGATATGCAACCTGTTATATAGATTAATCTTTGACCTCTTGATTCCTACTAATGATTTAATTTCAGATGTTTAAGAGTTAGTGAATTAAATTTACTGTACTAGGTATTGGGGTAGTTCCATATTTCAACTTTATTCATCTAGGTGGTAGTTTATTCCAGGATATCAGTTGTTTCTAATTCCTGTCCAAATAGGAGCCATGATAATGTTTCTGTCCCCTCTTTTAAGGATATTCCATAGTTCATACAGCTTTTATGTTGCCATTCTAAAATAATAGGGACTGACTAGTGGCAAACATACTGGGTAGAGTTTTAGTATTAGTCATAGATTGTTCAGATATGTGCAGTTATTGCCAATGAACTTAGATCATGTAGGAGGACATATAGATGTCATAGGTGGCAGTAGAGGATGCAAGAACCTATTTAGGTTAGAAGTCAAAACAACACTTGAAACCTCTTAACATGTGTTGCCTTGAATAGCTGCCCCACTAATACCCGTTTAAGTCATTGGAAGAATATATTATCTATAGCCTTTTGGTTACTTTTGCTTAATCTTTACTGATATTTTAccactttgtttatttgttcatttgattaatatttattttagaaggctGGTAGATGAGTCAGAAAATATCAAAGCATTCCATATAGCTTTTAAGAATTAATACaggtaggggcatctgggtggctcagttacttaGGGCtccgcctttggctcacgtcttgatcttaggggcctgggatcgagcccccccactgggcttcctgctcagggaggaatgtttctccctcacccttccttcctcccctgtttgtgtgcatgcttgcacacgctctctctctctctctctctcaagtaaagaaatattttttttaaaagaattaaagccTGTTAAATGGAAATATGATAGCTCGAGGAGTCTGTAGGACCAGACTCTTGGCATATTAGTCAGCAAAATCCTGAGTGTTAGAGAATATGCAGATTtgatttctttaacaaatatgtGACAAAAATGAAGGAGGATTATTAACTGTAACTATTAACTGTAATACCACCATGTGTGGACTTTGTGATTGAAACaaactatttgtttaaaaaaaaaaggttcctgaCAATTAGAAAACCTGATGCATTGACtatgtatttatgatatttaGGGATTATTGGCTGATTACTTTAGGTGAGATAATGGTATTTTAGTAATTTACAAAAGAGTCCTTATCTCATGAGAATTTTTAACATTCTCATGAGATAGTTTAACATTTTTTAGTAGATCCAAAACATAGATTCATGAAACGTCTTTCTTTTACTatgtcttctgtgttttttttttttttttttttttttagcacttactATTTACAAATGTTGTGGTACATATATAGTCTATATCTCTTGTTTCATCTGATCACTTCAATTGCAGTATAATTGGGCAAGGTTATTCTgatcagatgaagaaattgaatttaaGAGATCTCAATTGCCTGAGTTCACATAGGTAATAATTGGCACAGAGGAATTTGAGTGATCTtaactttattaaattaaaaaaaattcaacattattTCCTAAATGAAAACCATGGATACTTAGCACTGctgtttttaaattgctttgtATATTTAACTTGAATACTActtataaatagtaaaatagtaGTTTAATAAATTACAAATCAGTAAATAATAAGTTCAGTTTCTAAAcatacttactttttttaaaaaaaaaggttttattgatttatttagagagagtgagtgatagagaatgcacaagcaggggcagagggagaagcagactccctgctgagtggggagcctgacgtgaggctcaatcccaggactccaggatcatgacctgagccgaaggcagatgcccaactgactgagccacccaagcactccagAACATGCTTATCTTACCACAAGGGCATAGAATCTGAAGATTCTGAATTGACACTTCAgaaacagtattattattttgaagtactttttgatatattataaaatatactttgcaTTTActacatcttttgaaaacatcGCATGAAAACATCACATGAAAAGTGCCACAGATAGTAATATTAATGTCTGGTTCTAGCCAAATCAGAAGAAATAGGCAGATAATCCCTAATTAATGTGTCAGTCAAACTTAAATATAAATCTGcgtaccttttattattttattttattttaaaaatgattttatttattcatgagagacacagagagagaagcagagatatagacagagggagaagcaggttccctgctgggagccctatgtgggactcgatccctggaccatgggatcatgacctgagccaaaggcagatgctcaaccactgagccatccaggtaccccaaatcTACGTATATTAACTTCTTTTTACTTCTGTATTATAGTTTACTCACCAAAAGAttacattattactattattattattatttttgtaattgattAAATTTACCAGAAGAAATTTCTGTAACAATggataatggggaaaaaaaaatcattgaatcaTTTTGCTTTCTCCTGATTGTTACTCCTTAAGTTTacatttagcatttttctttgaaatatcatTAACAGGAGATGATCCAGTTACAGGAATTATCAGAAGTACTGTacataaatttcagttttttgcCAAGATCATAGTTTTCTAAGGCCCTAAACTTGTAATGGAAACCTTTTGGTTCTGTATCTCACTGATGATGACATATTCAATCACAATTCTAGCTcaggaaataatttctttaattcagTGTTATATTAAAGAATAccgagttttattttatttttattttttatttttaaagattttatttatttattcatgagagacatagagagagagagagagaggcagagacacaggcagagggagaagcaggctccatgcagggagcctgacatgggactcgatcctgggtctccaggatcaggccctgggctgaaggtggcgctaaaccgctgagctacccgggctgcccagaatacTGAGTTTTAATTGTCTTTATAAGGCCTTTACCAAATCAGTTGCAGcataattcttaattttcaaacactatgcttttattactttttagcAGTGTTTTCATTTAAACATTACATGTAGATGTTGTATTTTAGTGGCCTTAAATTCATTGCTAGAAGAATTATAACTTGTTTCAGAGTTTACCTTTATTTGTTAACACTATAGTTTTGGTTATTTTATCTGTAGATTGAAACACTGTTGTGAGTAGTGTCTCAGACCAGTGAGGATTTGTTGAGATCTCTAGATTATGGTGAAGtcggtgtttttgttttgtttttactgagtCTCCTAATGGAATGCTCACGTTAAGACAACTTGCCCGTAATGTGTGCCCATGGCTTGGTAGATGTATGAATCGTTCTCTGCAGTCTCTAATTCCATTTGAAAGAATATATTAATGCTGATATCATGTTCTTTTTCCCTAGTGCAAGAGCACCTTGAGCTCttgagtatgtatgtatgtatgtattcattcattcattcattcattcatgaaagagacacagagataggtggaaacacaggcagagggggaagcaggctccaatgcttAAAAACATTGTAgataacttaaagaaaaaagtaaaaattacccAGAGTATTTTTGTTATATGATCTCCAagtctttatatgtatatatatatatattttttttcttataataatggTATCTGCTCTAtatagtttctaattttttttgtttacagTTAATGATACCAAACAGACTATATCATTATGGTTAAAATTTGTGTCGAGGAAGTCTGGTTAGGTAGACTGTCATAGTATTTTTCTTCAGTCAGTAGTTACATGAGATGAAGATTCTAGAATGTGTAACAACTGATGGTAGTTACTGATACAGTGAAAACATAGCCTGAGATTATGTATTTGTTGAAGGCAGTATTCTACATTATAATGAATACTGCAGATTTTTAAACTTGAATACCAGCAAGTATGCTTTTAATCTTTGGTTGGCTAAggatacagaatttaaaaacaatagatGGTTTTAGTTAAATATTGAGAGCTTATGCATATACTTGCTAAATTTCCacttaaattcacttattagaTTGGAAATGTCATGCTGAATTGTCTTATGATCTAGTTTTATATGTACTTTGTAATCCTTATATTAATGTAATGAGAGGAGTATTTGAACTTTCAGTTCTAATTTTTGATTTTCCATTCTTTACATTAATGAAAGGGACTCAAATaagtagaaaattatttcttatttgagaTTTACTTCCCTTCATTTATTAGATTACTACTCTCCTTCAAGTATGGTAAAAATTGCTAAGTGATAAAACTAAAGAAAGCCAAGTATTTAAGATGAAATATCTTACTTCTCAGTTTTTGTACAATTACAACAATAAAAGCATTCCGTGGTGTCAGTGATGATGAGCATGATGTCTGTCCTTTATAGAGGATCTTATCTTTACTGTGCAATATGATGGTTTCGTTACATGCATTATTTCTTATCCACACATTAACTTTACAAGGTTATTATTATTCCTCTTTTAGAGATTACCAAACTGAGACTCACTTTAAGTTACTTACCTCAAGCCGCACTATCTATAAATGACATAGTTGAAATTTGAACCAATGTCTGATTTCAAAATATTCCCATttctattgaaatttttttccagtttcataaGACAGCTTTTTggaatacaatatattttttaaaatacatacattattGTGATAGAAGTGATGTTTTGTTAAGATATCCATTTTTTTGAAGTTTAGCATTTTTGAAGAGTTGTTCAGAGTTAGATCCctcttgaaatatatatttctaaagagGCAAAATCTATTCTAACATGATAGGTTCCATTTTCTAGTCAAGtagatttttctgttatttttaaagcgACCTATAGAGGAGCATGTTAAATCGATTTACTGTACTGtagatattttaatgaaatttatttataaataaacaaatacatttattttacttaaataaattttaacaaaataaagtgTACATAATTGTTTGCCCTTTTGATACATTTGTAAACTCAACTAGATGTCTGTGTATGATGATTCAGAACACAAGAGTATTGTATAGTAAGAAAATAGTTATTCTTTTGAAGTTAGTTATTACAGTGTAACATACCTACAAACCACCTACAACTGGTtagaaaaacaattgaaaaattttaaagatattatttattacttatttagagagagagtgcacaagtagggggaggggcagaggctgagggcgagagaggatctcaagtagACCCTGCTCTGATCATGGAGTCCcgcttggggcttgatcccatgactctgagatcctgagatcatgaactgagctgataTCGAGTTGgctgttcaactgactgagccaaccaggccaCCTGGTTAGAAAAACAAGTTAAAGATACAAGTAATCTGGAATTTAGAATGAATATATAGTATAAAGATGATTAATGACATTTGTAcattatattttgtgatttttacattggaagaaagtctccaGTTGCAAGTATTTTAGGAGGATTCATGCttaacttttctttctaaaagttatacacacacacacacacacacatacattaatTACACTAGACATGTTACTCACATTGAGAATACACAATTTTTGGTATATCTGTGTTTAGAATCATAATTGTGAAGCATTCTGTGGATAAAGCTTGGTGCCTAGTTCAGGAGATCTTGATTGACCTTTTGGCTATGAGCCACGGGGTGTTTTGAACAGAATTGATAAAACAATTCTAAGTTAAAGTGTTGGTAAAGGAGCATGAAATGGGAGTATCAGGACCctgctgctgttttgttttgtgatcaCTTACGTGtacctttttttttgtagtcaaCCCAAATGTGTGGAGGATGCTGTATAGAAATGAATGCAGGTCGCCAGTATACAACAGAATTAAGAGATCAGAGCAGGCCAAGCTAATGAGCTAATGTAGTTGAAATTGAAAGCCACGTATTTTCTCCATAGAAGTACTTCATATGGTGGTTAGATTTttaggtagatttttaaaaagtattttaaatgcagACTTATAAACTGAGTAACCCTGGACAGATTATTATGCTAAACTtcaatttcttcacctgtaaTGTGAGGATTAAAATAGCTCCTACCTGTGAGTATTACCtaattaattagaattattttgtaaGGCCCGTGgcacaatgcttggcacagaAAGTAAGTGTATATTTGCTGTTGTTATTACTACTTTACTGCTGCTAGAAAAATAAGCtaccttaaaaacatttttcttgaaaaaaagaaaacattctaatTTCAGATTCTTAAACTCTTGCTAAAATTCCTTTTCCTCTTGCTGCGGTGGGTTTAGAAATTCCCCTTTCCCTTTGTCTTCCTTATCGCTTGATCAGTAGAAGATAAAGACCAACTGGTTGTAAACTGTCCATGATGAGGCCTGTGGTTTAGGTCAGAGACTTGTGCCCCCACAAAAGTTTGTTGGGGATGTGAAGCCTGATCAGGTTTTAAAGCAGTCAGGGAAAGGAGTGAAAGCAATTGTGGTCTTCAGGGATATGGAGTCCTCTCAGCTTTTGGCAACCCTAGTGATCGACTCC is a window encoding:
- the LOC112920260 gene encoding large ribosomal subunit protein eL27-like, yielding MGKFMKPGKVVLVLAGRYSGRKAVIVKNTDDGTSDRPYSHALVAGIDCCPRKVTAAMGKKKIAKRSKIKSFVKVYNYNHLMPTRYSVDIPLDKTVVNKDVFRDPALKRKARQEAKVKFEERYKTGKNKWFFQKLRF